The following are encoded together in the Zygosaccharomyces rouxii strain CBS732 chromosome C complete sequence genome:
- a CDS encoding RNA methyltransferase (similar to uniprot|Q04867 Saccharomyces cerevisiae YMR310C Hypothetical ORF), whose protein sequence is MAPGKVSKPSRSDAKPKVTKQPPKKVKKSVKVLSKDVNYSLCIPTTLLSHCKNLEQVTYTVYQVAKAATMFNVGEIVVLDLGTTSGTTKEKKLSDSMLIASLLQYFVTPPYLVNTVFKQKYLSYFREACKLPRLPSLPFMRYLQADEGRYREGLAIRMSKPGTQGKKTKEFKQTKYVNVGKSEALELKAQLVPANVRVTVDVVERKVVSPKEAYGDFVGAQSSYGYQVRIAKNFGDVFMESAFADGYSQALWVNCDDYYYNEEKQRKLLPFVDRIVRPETASQNVSNVLLVFGKWRDVQKSFTASKDQFEGVEGAHQFFDGQVGLPGGLEGCIPIQDACMVSLAVAKNLVK, encoded by the coding sequence ATGGCACCTGGTAAAGTCTCTAAGCCCTCTCGAAGTGATGCTAAACCAAAGGTTACGAAACAACCTCCAaagaaagtgaagaaaTCGGTTAAAGTGCTGTCCAAAGATGTTAACTATTCGTTATGCATTCCCACTACGCTTTTAAGCCATTGCAAGAATCTAGAACAGGTAACCTATACCGTTTATCAAGTGGCAAAGGCAGCTACGATGTTTAATGTGGGGGAAATTGTGGTATTGGATCTGGGTACAACCTCAGGGACCAccaaagagaagaaattatcgGATTCCATGCTAATTGCATCTCTCTTACAGTATTTTGTTACACCGCCATATTTGGTTAATACGGTCTTCAAGCAAAAGTACTTATCCTATTTCAGAGAAGCTTGCAAACTACCAAGATTACCATCACTACCGTTCATGAGGTATTTACAAGCAGATGAAGGCCGTTATAGAGAAGGGTTGGCCATTAGAATGTCGAAACCTGGTACGCAGGGAAAGAAGACTAAAGAGTTCAAACAGACCAAATATGTGAATGTGGGGAAATCGGAGgcattagaattgaaagcGCAACTAGTACCGGCAAACGTTCGTGTCACCGTCGATGTGGTGGAACGTAAGGTGGTTTCACCTAAGGAAGCCTATGGTGACTTTGTTGGGGCTCAATCTTCGTATGGATACCAAGTACGTATtgccaaaaattttggtgatgTTTTCATGGAGAGTGCCTTTGCAGATGGATATTCTCAAGCGCTTTGGGTCAATTGTGACGATTACTACTACAACGAAGAGAAACAACGCAAGCTGCTGCCCTTTGTGGACAGGATAGTACGACCTGAAACAGCATCCCAAAATGTTTCCAATGTACTATTAGTCTTTGGTAAGTGGAGGGACGTGCAAAAGAGTTTTACAGCATCGAAGGACCAGTTCGAGGGCGTGGAGGGGGCCCATCAATTTTTCGATGGTCAAGTGGGTCTTCCTGGTGGACTTGAAGGTTGTATACCGATCCAAGACGCCTGCATGGTGTCATTGGCGGTTGctaaaaatttggtcaagTAG
- the GLC8 gene encoding PP1-complex regulatory subunit GLC8 (similar to uniprot|P41818 Saccharomyces cerevisiae YMR311C GLC8 Regulatory subunit of protein phosphatase 1 (Glc7p) involved in glycogen metabolism and chromosome segregation proposed to regulate Glc7p activity via conformational alteration ortholog of the mammalian protein phosphatase inhibitor 2), whose amino-acid sequence MGGILKNPLPEGQSSENEESVSEFRKQVYKNTQLNAKLTSKSEASGAAPAGISNLPKDTLSLKHLQDEALKWNQKNLDANELTKQQFQDIKIDEPKTPYQGAVDPSGEYYKPDDEDDLNNFSLGEPEVHLQDEQEEEDSQGMDQQKSSPSSSSKPLSEEEAKHKRFEEMRKKHYNLKEVLKNRRLHEDDVQNEDDE is encoded by the coding sequence ATGGGTGGTATATTGAAGAATCCACTTCCTGAAGGCCAATCTTCTGAGAATGAAGAATCTGTCTCTGAATTTAGGAAGCAAGTCTATAAGAATACTCAACTAAATGCGAAACTGACTTCGAAGTCAGAAGCCTCAGGTGCAGCTCCAGCCggtatttcaaatctacCAAAGGATACACTTTCTCTGAAACACCTTCAGGATGAAGCtttgaaatggaatcaaAAAAATCTGGATGCAAACGAACTGACTAAGCAGCAGTTTCAAGATATTAAGATCGATGAGCCCAAGACTCCTTATCAGGGAGCCGTTGATCCTAGTGGTGAATACTATAAACctgacgatgaagatgatctGAATAATTTCTCATTGGGTGAACCGGAAGTGCATTTGCAAGATgagcaagaagaagaagattccCAGGGAATGGATCAACAAAAGTCATCGccttcgtcatcatcaaaaCCGTTAAGTGAAGAGGAAGCGAAACATAAGAGGTTTGAAGAAATGCGTAAGAAGCACTACAATCTTAAAGAAGTTCTGAAAAACAGACGATTACATGAAGATGATGTTCAGAACGAGGATGACGAATGA
- the ZUO1 gene encoding zuotin (highly similar to uniprot|P32527 Saccharomyces cerevisiae YGR285C ZUO1 Cytosolic ribosome-associated chaperone contains a DnaJ domain together with Ssz1p acts as a chaperone for nascent polypeptide chains), with translation MISLPPLTSDVGVNVNTSAQKPQSVLRPVEPVGRYFLQHAQRTLRNHTWSEFERIEAEKNAKNVKQSSVDPDEALFDDELADDTLLSHDPRDWKTADLYAAMGLSKLRYRATPEQIIKSHRKQVLKHHPDKKSAHGGLDQDGFFKIIQKAYETLIDPTKKAQYDSCDYLADVEPPQKGQEYDFFEAWGPVFAAEARFSKKKPIPSIGDINSPKKEVESFYSFWHRFDSWRSFEFADEDVPDDSSNRDHKRYIERKNKAARDKKKTADNARLVKLVERAVNEDPRIRKFKEEEKQERERKKWERDAGARAEAEAKKKAEEEAKKQAEADAVAKEAAKVDKKKLKEAAKAAKKKNKRTIRGSAKEAGYFGEESQAATIDEQLGFVVDSLDDEQLVEVAEKIKGSPQAAKETLQAVAKQLVESKKLPAAVVSYFAN, from the coding sequence ATGATCAGTTTACCACCTTTAACCTCTGACGTTGGTGTCAACGTAAACACTAGTGCCCAAAAGCCACAATCAGTTCTACGTCCTGTCGAACCAGTGGGTCGTTATTTCTTACAACATGCTCAAAGAACTTTGAGAAACCACACTTGGTCAGAGTTCGAGAGAATCGAAGCTGAAAAGAACGCCAAGAACGTCAAGCAATCTTCTGTCGACCCTGATGAAGCATTGTTTGATGATGAGTTGGCTGATGACACTCTATTGTCTCACGATCCAAGAGATTGGAAGACTGCTGATTTGTATGCAGCTATGGgtctttccaaattacgTTACAGAGCTACTCCTGAGCAAATCATCAAGTCTCACAGAAAGCAAGTTTTGAAGCACCACCCTGATAAGAAATCTGCTCACGGTGGATTAGACCaagatggatttttcaaGATTATCCAAAAGGCCTATGAAACTTTGATTGACCCAACAAAGAAGGCTCAATACGACTCATGTGATTACCTAGCTGACGTTGAACCACCTCAAAAGGGTCAAGAATACGATTTCTTCGAAGCATGGGGTCCTGTTTTCGCAGCTGAAGCTCGTTTCTCCAAAAAGAAGCCAATTCCTTCCATCGGTGACATCAACTCTccaaagaaggaagttGAATCATTCTACTCATTCTGGCACAGATTTGACTCTTGGAGAAGTTTCGAATTTGCTGATGAAGACGTTCCTGATGATTCTTCTAACAGAGATCACAAACGTTACATcgaaagaaagaacaaagcCGCCAGagacaagaagaagactgCTGATAACGCACGTTTGGTTAAATTAGTGGAAAGAGCTGTCAATGAAGATCCACGTATCAGAAAATTCAAGGAGGAGgaaaaacaagaaagagaaagaaagaagtgGGAAAGAGATGCCGGTGCTAGagctgaagctgaagcCAAGAAGAAGGCTGAAGAAGAGGCTAAGAAGCAGGCTGAAGCCGATGCTGTCGCCAAGGAGGCCGCCAAGGTTGATAAGAAGAAGCTCAAGGAAGCTGCTAAGGCCgctaagaagaagaacaagagaacCATCCGTGGTTCTGCTAAGGAAGCTGGCTATTTCGGTGAGGAATCTCAAGCTGCTACCATCGATGAACAATTGGGTTTCGTCGTTGACAGTTTGGACGATGAACAATTGGTCGAAGTcgctgaaaagattaaggGCTCACCACAAGCTGCTAAGGAGACTCTACAAGCCGTCGCTAAGCAACTTGTTGAATCCAAGAAACTGCCAGCTGCTGTCGTTTCTTATTTCGCCAACTAA
- the ERV29 gene encoding protein ERV29 (similar to uniprot|P53337 Saccharomyces cerevisiae YGR284C ERV29 Protein localized to COPII-coated vesicles involved in vesicle formation and incorporation of specific secretory cargo), translating to MSYRGPLNSLNGMNEGRPINPYGGNQKQSQSYFDWSELKRKVDRQIKKIEDLTDHPLVDYIRPYVPALARFFIVATFYEDSFRITSQWSDQIFYLHKWKRYPYFFVVLFLIAVTISMLIGATMLILRKQTVYATGILCSCIVSQALVYGLFTGSSFVLRNISVIGGLLIAFSDSIVKNRTTFGMLPELNSKDGRTKGYLLLAGRILIVLLFITFTLSKSWFTVFITIVNTICFAIGYKTKLASITLGLILTFYNITLNNYWFYDQTKRDFLKYEFYQNLSIIGALLLVTNTGGGELSVDEKKKIY from the coding sequence ATGTCTTACAGAGGACCATTGAACAGTCTCAATGGTATGAACGAGGGTCGCCCGATCAACCCATATGGGGGGAATCAAAAACAGTCTCAATCGTACTTTGATTGGAGCGAATTGAAACGTAAGGTGGACCGTcaaataaagaaaattgaagacTTAACTGATCATCCATTGGTAGATTACATTAGACCCTACGTGCCAGCATTAgcaagatttttcatcgTAGCTACATTTTATGAAGATTCATTCCGTATTACATCTCAATGGTCtgatcaaatcttttatcTGCACAAATGGAAACGTTATCCATACTTCTTTGTGgttttatttttaattGCAGTGACTATTTCCATGTTAATTGGAGCAACGATGTTAATCCTACGGAAACAAACTGTTTATGCTACGGGGATATTGTGTTCATGTATTGTTTCTCAGGCCTTGGTTTATGGATTGTTTACGGGTTCTTCATTCGTTTTAAGAAACATCAGTGTTATTGGTGGACTTCTGATTGCCTTTAGTGATTCCATTGTTAAAAACAGAACTACATTTGGTATGTTACCTGAATTAAATAGTAAAGATGGGAGAACCAAAGGTTATTTGCTATTAGCGGGTCGTATTTTGATCGTCTTGCTTTTCATTACTTTCACTTTGAGTAAATCGTGGTTTACAgttttcattactattgtCAATACCATCTGCTTTGCTATTGGCTATAAAACAAAGCTTGCATCAATTACTCTGGGTTTGATCCTAACTTTCTACAACATTACTTTGAACAACTATTGGTTTTACGATCAAACCAAGAGGGACTTTTTAAAATACGAATtctatcaaaatttgagcATTATCGGTGCGCTACTGCTTGTAACTAACACCGGTGGTGGAGAATTATccgttgatgaaaagaagaagatctaTTGA
- the BGL2 gene encoding glucan 1,3-beta-glucosidase (highly similar to gnl|GLV|CAGL0G00220g Candida glabrata CAGL0G00220g and similar to YGR282C uniprot|P15703 Saccharomyces cerevisiae YGR282C BGL2 Endo- beta-1 3-glucanase major protein of the cell wall involved in cell wall maintenance): MRFATLATTLLLTASQALALGDLAFNLGVKNNDGSCKSTQDYENDLQVLKPYTNKVKVYAASDCNTLQNLGPAAENKGFQIFLGIWPTPDAHYQQEKGAVSANLPNLKTSTFAGFLVGSESLYRNDLNAEQLAGLVNDFKSFVAGIKDSQGNSYSSVQVGIVDSWNLLVDAYNAPAIQASDFVMANAFSYWQGQTMGNASYSFFDDIMQALQTIQTSKGSTDINFWVGETGWPTSGTNFETSEPSVENAKQFWQEGICALRAWGVNVVVFEAFDEDWKPNSSGTSDVETHWGVWSSGDSLKYPLSCDLS, translated from the coding sequence atgCGTTTCGCCACTCTCGCTACAACACTGCTCTTAACGGCTTCTCAAGCTCTTGCCCTCGGTGATCTAGCCTTCAACCTGGGTGTCAAGAACAACGATGGATCATGTAAATCAACTCAAGACTATGAAAACGATTTGCAAGTTTTGAAACCATACACTAACAAGGTTAAAGTGTACGCTGCTTCCGATTGTAACACTTTGCAAAATTTGGGACCAGCTGCTGAAAACAAAggtttccaaatcttcttaGGTATCTGGCCAACTCCAGATGCTCACTACCAACAGGAAAAAGGCGCAGTTTCCGCCAACTTGCCTAACTTGAAGACTTCCACTTTTGCTGGTTTCCTAGTCGGCTCTGAATCTTTGTACCGTAACGATTTGAACGCTGAACAATTGGCCGGTTTGGTTAACGATTTCAAGAGTTTTGTCGCTGGTATCAAGGACTCTCAAGGTAACTCCTATTCCAGCGTCCAAGTTGGTATTGTCGATTCATGGAACCTTTTGGTCGACGCTTACAATGCACCTGCTATCCAAGCCAGTGACTTCGTCATGGCAAACGCCTTCTCTTACTGGCAAGGTCAAACTATGGGTAATGCTTCTTACTCATTCTTTGACGATATCATGCAAGCACTACAAACCATCCAAACTTCCAAGGGTTCCACCGACATCAATTTCTGGGTTGGTGAAACCGGCTGGCCAACTTCTGGTACCAATTTCGAAACTTCTGAACCATCTGTTGAAAACGCAAAGCAGTTCTGGCAAGAGGGTATCTGCGCTTTGAGAGCTTGGGGTGTTAACGTCGTTGTTTTCGAAGCCTTTGATGAAGACTGGAAGCCAAACTCCTCCGGTACTTCTGATGTGGAGACTCACTGGGGTGTCTGGTCCTCTGGGGATTCTCTAAAATACCCACTCAGCTGCGATTTGTCTTAG